The following proteins are co-located in the Leptospira selangorensis genome:
- a CDS encoding O-antigen ligase family protein has translation MKPSFFSRISETSGKISFYSLLLFLVAFPLSVSASQILAGLSIFCFIFSPKENFQKIKSYLLPWGFILGAYSLVFISSLYHWEEYSNFWKTFTRQSEAGDFWLSILFPIAAVHSSEEKNRKLIYKYLWISFLFILISGIASVFSEYRLGKYISNGFTPAPGDRRQHPAGPLFGFETYLPIGLMNTHLTYGGLISFYIPGLILLVLQKIREKDLKRTVGFGALLLLALWVFLLNQSKSAWLGVLAVTVYFILSKWKDFSGKFPKITIGRVSILIALLIALGGTVRFFYQKNWLLQRTLAQLTEIQTPENQRYWIYKLSLPLLAENPVLGTGGGRFKETSSEVSKTFIEKDEQLWYELYITPNKHAHNDILEFAIVGGWLSGILWIGFFYLLFRKISDSSLEKGNFPLVGIGFIWVAGFFQCYLLDDEVALPFFALAGLLWGREKETSSKFSIASTTFLTITLLLNTSFWIWRLSIPAELAYGRQVFASSSTLAKKIERRILPFRNQTEEREKRISEIISVSASEGNSEFSLEGCLTHRYPNPAKLREEDYSFGIYISPNWVNPPSKINVTVFSEESFDEDKLYWSHRKYDLETKELDLKPGWNSFVWKETMGLSKITIFPDIVFFRSFKIQFEGFNPEKQMDLPVLDLGDLCDFKL, from the coding sequence GTGAAACCTAGCTTCTTTTCTCGAATTTCAGAAACCTCCGGAAAGATCTCATTCTATTCCTTATTATTATTTTTAGTAGCATTTCCACTTTCCGTTTCTGCCTCTCAAATCTTGGCAGGCCTAAGCATTTTCTGTTTTATATTCTCCCCTAAAGAGAATTTCCAGAAGATCAAATCTTACCTTCTGCCTTGGGGATTCATTTTAGGTGCCTATTCACTTGTATTCATTTCATCCCTGTATCATTGGGAAGAATATTCCAATTTTTGGAAAACATTTACTAGGCAATCAGAAGCGGGAGATTTTTGGCTTTCGATCTTATTCCCGATCGCTGCAGTACATTCTTCAGAGGAAAAAAATAGAAAGCTGATCTATAAATATCTTTGGATCTCTTTTCTGTTCATATTGATCTCTGGGATCGCATCAGTCTTCAGCGAATATAGACTCGGAAAATATATCTCAAACGGTTTTACACCAGCTCCTGGAGATAGAAGGCAACATCCTGCAGGACCACTTTTTGGTTTCGAAACGTATCTTCCGATCGGACTAATGAACACTCATTTGACCTATGGTGGATTGATTTCTTTTTATATTCCTGGACTTATACTTCTTGTTTTACAAAAGATAAGGGAGAAGGATCTAAAACGCACAGTGGGATTTGGTGCCCTTCTTCTATTAGCGCTTTGGGTATTTTTGCTCAACCAAAGTAAATCTGCCTGGCTCGGGGTGCTTGCTGTCACAGTTTATTTTATTCTGAGTAAATGGAAAGATTTCTCAGGAAAATTTCCAAAGATTACTATAGGACGAGTTTCGATCTTGATCGCTCTTTTGATCGCTCTCGGAGGAACAGTTCGATTTTTTTACCAAAAGAATTGGCTATTACAAAGAACTCTTGCCCAACTCACCGAGATCCAAACTCCCGAAAACCAAAGATATTGGATTTATAAACTTAGTCTTCCCTTACTTGCAGAAAATCCAGTCTTAGGGACCGGAGGAGGAAGATTCAAGGAAACCAGTTCGGAAGTTTCTAAAACTTTCATAGAAAAGGATGAACAACTTTGGTACGAGCTATATATCACTCCGAATAAACATGCTCATAATGATATTTTAGAATTTGCAATCGTCGGTGGTTGGCTTTCCGGAATTTTATGGATCGGATTTTTCTATCTTTTATTCAGAAAAATCTCTGATTCTAGTTTAGAAAAAGGGAATTTTCCTTTGGTAGGGATCGGATTTATCTGGGTCGCCGGATTTTTCCAATGTTATCTTTTGGACGATGAGGTTGCACTTCCCTTCTTTGCTTTGGCAGGACTTTTATGGGGAAGAGAGAAAGAAACTTCTTCCAAATTCTCCATCGCTTCTACGACCTTCTTAACCATTACTTTACTTTTAAATACTTCCTTTTGGATTTGGAGACTTTCTATTCCTGCGGAACTTGCCTATGGAAGACAGGTATTTGCTTCTTCTTCTACACTTGCTAAAAAGATAGAAAGGCGCATCCTTCCTTTTAGAAACCAAACGGAAGAAAGAGAAAAAAGAATTTCAGAAATCATCTCAGTTTCTGCTTCAGAAGGAAATTCAGAGTTTTCTCTGGAAGGTTGCCTCACTCATAGATACCCAAATCCAGCAAAATTAAGAGAAGAAGATTATTCTTTTGGGATTTATATTTCTCCGAACTGGGTAAACCCTCCGAGTAAGATAAACGTCACTGTATTTTCGGAAGAATCTTTTGATGAGGACAAACTCTATTGGTCTCACAGAAAATATGATTTGGAAACTAAGGAATTGGATCTAAAACCTGGCTGGAATTCATTCGTTTGGAAAGAGACCATGGGACTTTCTAAAATTACGATCTTTCCAGATATCGTATTTTTCAGGAGTTTTAAGATCCAATTTGAGGGGTTTAATCCGGAGAAGCAGATGGATCTACCAGTCTTAGACTTAGGAGATCTCTGCGATTTTAAATTATAG
- a CDS encoding glycosyltransferase family 2 protein: MAESVKTKESSSPKKKKSKAKAALSRNEVRERFLKKLSVAIITYNEESNIGDCIKSCRDIADEIIVLDSNSTDKTKEISESFPEVRFSSQNFKGHVEQKNDAISLCKNEWILSLDADERLSEELRDSIRTFLESPEDPALNGLKVSRLTFHMGRFIRFSGWYPQTKYRIIRKSKSKWTGENPHDYLVVEGKGKKIKGDILHYSFADLAQQVDTINKFSSIVSWTRWKKNKNFSLARTIIKPFGKFVEIYFFKLGFLDGFPGFTIAISSAYSTFLKEAKVYEMGKKLIERPSNLRKDYGK; encoded by the coding sequence ATGGCAGAATCCGTTAAAACCAAGGAATCTTCTTCCCCCAAAAAAAAGAAATCTAAAGCTAAGGCGGCTCTCAGCAGAAACGAGGTCCGTGAAAGATTTCTAAAAAAACTTTCTGTTGCGATCATTACTTATAATGAAGAATCAAATATCGGGGACTGTATCAAATCCTGTAGAGATATTGCGGACGAGATCATCGTTTTAGATTCAAATAGCACAGACAAAACGAAAGAGATCAGTGAGTCCTTCCCAGAGGTTCGTTTTTCCTCTCAGAATTTTAAAGGGCATGTAGAACAGAAGAATGACGCAATCTCTCTCTGTAAGAATGAATGGATCTTGTCTTTGGACGCGGATGAACGTCTGAGTGAGGAATTAAGAGATTCTATCAGAACATTTTTGGAAAGCCCGGAAGATCCTGCCTTAAACGGACTCAAAGTTTCCAGGCTTACATTCCATATGGGAAGGTTTATTCGTTTCTCTGGATGGTATCCTCAAACCAAATATCGAATTATCCGAAAGTCAAAGTCAAAATGGACTGGAGAGAATCCTCATGATTATCTGGTGGTTGAGGGGAAGGGCAAGAAGATAAAAGGGGATATCCTACATTATAGTTTTGCCGACCTTGCACAGCAAGTAGATACAATCAATAAATTCTCTTCTATCGTTTCCTGGACTCGATGGAAGAAAAATAAGAACTTCTCACTTGCTCGAACAATCATCAAACCATTCGGAAAATTTGTAGAAATTTATTTTTTCAAACTTGGGTTCTTGGATGGATTTCCCGGATTTACGATCGCTATCTCTTCTGCATATTCCACTTTTCTGAAAGAAGCAAAGGTTTATGAAATGGGGAAAAAATTGATAGAACGCCCATCTAATCTCCGGAAAGATTACGGGAAATAA
- a CDS encoding LBBP_01157 family protein: MAKGKQKSGFWNKLFFWRKKKTISNETEKEVVRDSRGYTWELKDLREKADRFFVTRKKPSGVIFENPSLKLTKNNRNLFRLEGKEKSGREYSLVISTGNYLTEQGDKISGVIFLGEADLNRLLSGDHKSLKSILSGINTPNWDEESWAVLQEEPDLKRSADSWKEILIWDPIWKQQILINLRPSTIAVLLVFLGKEFEDVFQANSSERVKQIVSKELYFLNVSGNRNSPHSENLTLYEFDSAKKDFESVLSKIRSKKDK; the protein is encoded by the coding sequence ATGGCCAAGGGCAAACAAAAATCAGGTTTTTGGAATAAACTCTTTTTCTGGAGAAAGAAAAAGACTATCTCTAACGAAACGGAAAAAGAAGTCGTTAGAGATAGTCGCGGTTATACCTGGGAATTAAAAGACCTAAGAGAAAAGGCGGACCGTTTTTTTGTTACCCGCAAAAAACCGTCCGGAGTAATTTTTGAAAATCCGTCTCTTAAACTTACTAAAAACAATCGTAACTTATTTCGTTTAGAAGGTAAGGAAAAATCAGGCAGAGAATATTCTTTAGTAATCTCGACCGGAAACTATCTAACCGAACAAGGTGATAAGATAAGTGGTGTGATTTTTCTAGGAGAAGCTGATTTAAACCGACTTTTGAGTGGTGATCATAAAAGTCTAAAAAGTATCTTATCCGGGATCAACACTCCGAATTGGGACGAAGAATCTTGGGCTGTTCTACAAGAAGAACCTGACCTAAAACGTTCTGCAGATTCCTGGAAAGAGATCTTAATCTGGGATCCAATTTGGAAACAACAGATATTGATTAATCTCAGACCGAGTACCATTGCAGTATTGTTGGTATTTTTAGGAAAAGAATTTGAAGATGTTTTCCAGGCAAATTCTTCTGAAAGAGTGAAACAGATCGTTTCCAAAGAATTGTATTTTTTAAACGTAAGCGGAAATAGGAATTCTCCGCATTCCGAAAATTTGACACTGTATGAATTCGATTCTGCTAAAAAAGATTTTGAGTCAGTGCTCTCTAAAATTCGGTCTAAAAAGGATAAATGA
- the gmhA gene encoding D-sedoheptulose 7-phosphate isomerase, with protein MNLKEIASKQIQDSIETKKAVLDTLLPEIEEAGKIASEVLKKGNTILFCGNGGSSCDASHIAAELVVRYKSGNERRALPALALNADSAVLTACSNDYGYEFVFSRQVEAFGKPGDLLVGLSTSGNSKNVIAAMDAAKKIGMKTISFLGGDGGKMKGMADLDLIVPRKETARIQESHILIGHILCSIVEYELFQLG; from the coding sequence ATGAACTTAAAAGAAATCGCATCCAAACAGATCCAAGACTCAATCGAGACCAAAAAAGCTGTATTGGATACACTTCTTCCTGAAATCGAAGAGGCAGGAAAAATCGCTTCCGAAGTATTAAAAAAAGGGAATACGATCCTTTTTTGCGGAAATGGTGGTTCTTCTTGTGATGCATCTCATATTGCAGCAGAACTTGTGGTTCGTTATAAATCCGGAAACGAAAGAAGAGCACTTCCTGCACTTGCATTGAATGCAGACTCGGCAGTTCTAACAGCTTGTTCCAATGATTATGGCTACGAGTTCGTGTTTTCACGTCAGGTAGAAGCTTTTGGAAAACCGGGAGATCTTCTGGTTGGACTTTCCACCAGCGGGAATTCCAAAAACGTGATCGCAGCAATGGATGCAGCCAAAAAGATCGGGATGAAAACAATCTCTTTCTTAGGGGGAGATGGTGGAAAGATGAAAGGAATGGCTGATTTAGATCTGATCGTTCCTCGAAAGGAAACCGCGCGTATCCAAGAATCCCATATTCTGATCGGTCATATTCTTTGTTCGATTGTAGAATATGAACTCTTTCAGTTAGGATAA
- a CDS encoding ATP-binding cassette domain-containing protein → MESQHLAETILSIQDLNVKIGSSHILKNFDFQISKKEIHALVGESGSGKSTFASTVLGLLNEEASVTWKKFNIFSQDIPNGDFSPWKNWRGKRISLIPQTAAIGLHPFLSIGSQILEYFSLIQPELANPETGIRLLKEFGLSDPGAAWEARPHQLSGGERQRILILLSVYSGAELILADEPTSALDPITGKSILDLLKSRVKDLGAGLLFISHDLSSAKELADTITVMRSGEKLETLKSKNGSFEPHLEYSRKLFTLDENSA, encoded by the coding sequence TTGGAGAGCCAACACCTCGCCGAAACAATTCTTTCTATACAAGACCTGAATGTAAAAATCGGGTCTTCTCATATTCTTAAAAACTTCGATTTCCAAATTTCTAAAAAAGAAATACATGCATTGGTAGGAGAATCCGGAAGTGGAAAATCCACTTTTGCAAGTACAGTCCTCGGACTTCTAAATGAAGAAGCTTCGGTAACCTGGAAAAAATTCAATATCTTCTCCCAAGATATACCTAACGGGGATTTTTCTCCTTGGAAAAATTGGCGAGGAAAAAGGATCAGCTTAATCCCGCAAACGGCAGCTATCGGACTTCATCCATTTTTAAGTATTGGATCTCAGATCTTGGAATATTTTTCTCTCATCCAACCGGAACTTGCAAATCCGGAAACTGGAATTAGGCTGCTTAAAGAATTCGGACTTTCTGATCCAGGTGCGGCTTGGGAGGCGAGGCCTCACCAACTTTCCGGAGGGGAAAGACAAAGGATTTTAATACTACTTTCGGTGTATTCAGGAGCAGAACTCATTCTGGCAGACGAGCCCACATCCGCTTTGGATCCGATCACTGGAAAATCGATACTGGATCTATTGAAATCCAGAGTGAAAGATCTGGGAGCCGGGCTTCTATTTATCAGCCATGATCTTAGTTCTGCTAAAGAACTGGCCGATACTATAACTGTGATGAGATCTGGAGAAAAACTAGAAACCCTAAAAAGCAAAAATGGGTCCTTTGAGCCTCATTTAGAGTATTCCAGAAAACTGTTTACTTTGGATGAAAATTCCGCTTAA
- a CDS encoding FHA domain-containing protein, protein MKIPLKLQNLMIRSFYLHFLILAAFVYPTFVGAESIHLEEYDISRYPKVELKLKGGKGVSLDQEILTVSEQKENRSRRVGPLKIQRPEGTRPVHIYLITQMTNSFDHNVQATEILKTIVERSDSADRFSFIFFTDDVFFSKDDLSKSDALKEAKVPGGKSNRNTSANLDYVFQKISTRLKETDYILTLFYDQDLIPSNEAQNGEYTPNIPINVLSFPSNGAKFLAKRYGGTFYSLNTPDFRTQVFGDLDYFRKEPWSLVYESPFQDEWQFQGSGNLEVELETKNSRRLSFSYDLPFRTRLFVFLLHPSIFLPSFTFLLVLTLVALIVVLKKGKKQHPEGTVSPEERLHTIEFEQDAYRKMYGNQYQLVYSEEDRIETERAAPVALKEFEQGESYEKATLVFKEGRNPGKQYSLARAETNIGNSDLCDLVLYEQSVSKNHARIRKVRNRYVLYDLVSESGTFLNGKKILRPRILYDFDEIGIGKALLVFRGK, encoded by the coding sequence ATGAAAATTCCGCTTAAATTGCAAAACCTTATGATCCGCTCCTTCTACTTACACTTTCTGATCTTAGCGGCTTTCGTATATCCAACGTTTGTCGGGGCGGAAAGTATCCATTTAGAAGAATACGATATTTCCAGATATCCTAAAGTGGAATTAAAATTGAAGGGCGGTAAGGGAGTATCCTTGGACCAGGAGATACTCACAGTTTCGGAACAGAAAGAAAATCGTTCCAGAAGAGTAGGACCTCTTAAAATCCAAAGACCGGAAGGCACAAGACCCGTACATATTTATCTGATCACTCAGATGACGAATTCATTCGATCATAATGTGCAAGCCACAGAGATATTAAAAACAATTGTAGAAAGATCGGATTCTGCTGACAGATTCAGTTTTATATTTTTTACGGATGATGTATTCTTCTCCAAAGATGACCTGAGTAAATCGGATGCCTTGAAAGAAGCTAAGGTACCGGGTGGAAAGTCCAACAGGAATACATCCGCAAACCTGGACTATGTTTTTCAAAAGATCTCTACTCGTTTGAAAGAGACAGATTATATTCTGACTCTATTTTACGATCAGGATTTAATCCCTTCTAATGAAGCGCAGAATGGAGAATACACTCCGAATATTCCGATCAATGTTCTTTCTTTCCCTTCCAACGGAGCAAAGTTTTTAGCCAAAAGATATGGTGGAACATTTTATTCTTTGAATACACCCGATTTTAGGACCCAAGTTTTCGGAGATTTAGATTATTTCAGAAAAGAACCTTGGTCCTTGGTTTACGAGTCTCCTTTTCAGGATGAATGGCAATTCCAGGGAAGTGGAAATTTGGAAGTGGAACTGGAGACTAAAAATTCCAGAAGACTTAGCTTTTCCTATGATCTTCCATTTAGAACCAGGCTATTCGTTTTCTTATTACATCCTTCTATCTTTTTGCCTAGCTTTACATTCTTACTCGTTCTTACCTTGGTAGCCCTTATTGTAGTTTTAAAAAAAGGGAAAAAACAGCATCCGGAAGGGACTGTAAGCCCGGAAGAAAGACTTCATACGATAGAATTCGAACAAGATGCTTACCGTAAAATGTATGGAAACCAGTACCAGCTCGTTTACTCGGAAGAAGATCGGATCGAAACCGAAAGGGCGGCCCCTGTTGCGCTAAAAGAATTCGAACAAGGTGAATCTTACGAAAAGGCGACACTTGTTTTTAAAGAGGGAAGAAATCCAGGTAAACAATACTCACTCGCAAGAGCCGAGACAAATATCGGGAATTCAGACCTTTGCGATCTGGTTTTATACGAACAATCTGTCAGTAAAAATCATGCAAGGATCAGGAAGGTTCGTAACCGCTATGTTCTATATGATCTGGTTTCAGAATCCGGGACCTTCTTAAACGGTAAAAAAATTCTGAGACCGAGGATCTTGTATGATTTTGATGAGATCGGAATCGGTAAGGCTCTGCTCGTTTTCCGCGGCAAATGA
- the leuC gene encoding 3-isopropylmalate dehydratase large subunit has translation MKTMFEKIWEDHLVGELEGGSYLIYIDRHLIHEVTSPQAFDGIRMAQRKVRRPEATFATMDHNVSTRIRDLELADPISANQMKTLIKNCNENGITLYDLNHPDQGIIHVIAPEMGLTHPGMTIVCGDSHTSTHGAFGALAFGIGTSEVEHVLATQTLLQRRAKTMEIRVDGQLSPHVTAKDIVLAIIGKIGTGGATGYVIEYRGSAISSLSMEARMTVCNMSIEAGARAGLIAPDQTTFDYLKGKDFAPKGAEWDLAVQRWKRYVTDEGAKFDTSIVLKAEEIAPQVTWGTSPGQVVPVTGIVPDPKDAPDAVEKISIENALKYMDLKPGQKMEDVFVNKVFIGSCTNSRIEDLRVAATTVKGKKVSNKVQAIVVPGSGRVKRQAEAEGLDKIFIEAGFEWRQPGCSMCLAMNDDVLQPGDRCASTSNRNFEGRQGKGGRTHLVGPAMAAAAAVEGHFVDIRNWK, from the coding sequence ATGAAAACGATGTTCGAAAAAATCTGGGAAGACCATTTGGTCGGTGAATTGGAAGGAGGGTCGTATCTTATTTATATAGATAGACATCTGATCCATGAGGTAACTAGTCCCCAGGCTTTTGACGGTATTCGTATGGCGCAAAGAAAGGTCCGCCGTCCGGAAGCTACTTTTGCTACCATGGACCATAACGTTTCCACTCGGATCCGTGACCTGGAATTGGCCGATCCAATCTCTGCCAATCAGATGAAAACTCTTATCAAGAATTGTAATGAAAACGGTATTACTCTTTACGATCTAAATCACCCTGACCAGGGGATCATCCATGTGATCGCTCCTGAGATGGGACTCACTCATCCGGGCATGACTATCGTTTGTGGTGACTCTCATACTTCTACTCATGGAGCTTTTGGAGCACTTGCTTTCGGAATAGGAACTTCCGAAGTAGAGCATGTGCTTGCTACACAAACTCTTTTACAAAGAAGAGCAAAGACCATGGAAATCAGAGTAGATGGTCAACTTTCTCCTCATGTAACCGCTAAGGATATCGTTCTTGCGATTATCGGTAAGATCGGTACTGGCGGAGCAACCGGATATGTAATCGAATATAGAGGATCTGCAATTTCTTCCTTAAGTATGGAAGCTCGTATGACTGTTTGTAATATGTCCATCGAGGCCGGTGCAAGAGCAGGACTTATCGCTCCGGACCAAACCACTTTTGATTATCTAAAAGGTAAAGATTTCGCACCTAAAGGTGCAGAATGGGATCTGGCTGTCCAAAGATGGAAACGTTATGTGACAGACGAGGGAGCAAAATTTGATACTAGCATAGTATTAAAAGCAGAAGAGATCGCTCCTCAAGTCACTTGGGGAACTTCTCCAGGACAAGTAGTTCCTGTAACCGGAATTGTTCCTGATCCAAAAGATGCTCCTGATGCTGTAGAAAAAATCAGTATCGAAAACGCACTTAAATATATGGACCTGAAACCTGGTCAGAAGATGGAAGATGTCTTTGTGAATAAGGTATTTATCGGTTCTTGCACAAACTCTAGAATTGAAGATCTTAGAGTAGCTGCGACTACCGTAAAAGGTAAGAAGGTTTCCAATAAAGTCCAGGCAATCGTTGTTCCAGGTTCCGGAAGAGTGAAACGCCAAGCGGAAGCGGAAGGACTGGATAAAATTTTTATAGAAGCAGGCTTTGAGTGGAGACAACCGGGTTGTTCCATGTGCCTTGCTATGAACGACGACGTTTTACAACCGGGAGACAGATGTGCTTCTACTTCCAATCGTAACTTCGAAGGAAGACAGGGAAAAGGTGGAAGAACTCACCTAGTCGGTCCTGCAATGGCGGCCGCTGCTGCAGTCGAAGGACATTTTGTAGATATACGGAACTGGAAATAA